In Epinephelus lanceolatus isolate andai-2023 chromosome 13, ASM4190304v1, whole genome shotgun sequence, the following are encoded in one genomic region:
- the LOC117270335 gene encoding 3',5'-cyclic-AMP phosphodiesterase 7B-like isoform X2 encodes MSCLMVERCGAVAFKRSEQNAIQVRMLADCRLNTGHAGVLLVERRGSYPLIDLRILKTSAQQGEVEAGTRRKVKRLLSFQRYCHASRLLRGLVPHTPGSLHLLDDDYLGQAAHMLSKVGTWNFDIFLFDRLTNGNSLVTLMCHLFNVYGLIHHFELDMVKLHRFLGMVQEDYHSQNPYHNAVHAADVTQAMYCYLKEPKLAEQLSPLDVFLGLMAAAAHDVDHPGVNQPFLIKTRHHLASLYQNTSVLESHHWRSTVAMLRESGLLSHLPADMSQDMEQQLGSLILATDISRQNEFLSTFREHLDNQDLDLQLASHRHFILQIALKCADVCNPCRVWELSRQWSERVCEEFYRQGDLERKFDLEISPLCNQQADSVSAVQIGFISYIVEPLFEEWHRFTEPSPLSQTMIGHLHKNKARWSRLRYARTPSDTQTHPDAEEPEGGGREGEDIP; translated from the exons CTGATTGCAGACTGAACACTGGTCATGCTGGTGTGTTGCTGGTCGAGAGACGAGGCTCCTACCCGCTGATTGACCTGCGAATCCTCAAAA CCAGTGCCCAGCAGGGGGAGGTAGAGGCCGGCACCAGGAGAAAGGTGAAGCGTCTGCTGAGTTTTCAGAGATACTGCCACGCCTCCAGGCTGCTCAGAGGGCTGGTGCCCCACACCCCCGGGTCACTGCACCTACTGGACGACGACTACCTGGGACAAGCTGCA CACATGCTATCAAAAGTCGGCACATGGAACTTTGACATCTTCCTCTTTGATCGTCTTACGAATG GTAACAGTCTGGTGACTCTGATGTGCCATCTCTTCAATGTCTACGGCCTCATTCACCACTTTGAGCTGGACATGGTCAAACTGCACAGGTTTCTTG GCATGGTGCAAGAGGACTACCACTCCCAGAATCCCTATCACAATGCTGTTCATGCTGCCGATGTCACCCAGGCCATGTACTGCTACCTGAAGGAGCCCAAG CTGGCAGAGCAGCTGAGTCCTCTGGACGTGTTCCTTGGTCTCATGGCAGCAGCCGCCCACGACGTGGACCATCCCGGAGTCAACCAGCCCTTCCTCATCAAGACCAGACACCACCTGGCCTCCCTCTACCAG aACACGTCTGTGCTGGAGAGTCACCACTGGAGGTCCACTGTGGCCATGCTGCGAGAGTCAGGACTGCTGTCACACCTGCCGGCCGACATGTC GCAGGACATGGAACAACAGCTGGGCTCTCTCATCCTGGCAACAGACATCAGCCGGCAGAATGAGTTCCTGTCGACCTTCAGAGAACATCTGGACAACCAGGACCTGGACCTTCAGCTGGCTTCACACAGGCACTTTATACTGCAG ATTGCTCTGAAGTGTGCAGACGTCTGTAATCCATGTCGGGTTTGGGAGCTGAGCAGACAGTGGagtgagagggtgtgtgaggagTTCTACAGACAGG GTGACCTGGAGAGAAAGTTTGACTTGGAGATCAGTCCTCTGTGTAACCAGCAGGCTGACTCCGTCTCAGCCGTTCAGATAG GGTTCATCTCCTACATCGTGGAGCCTCTGTTCGAAGAGTGGCACCGCTTCACCGAGCCCAGCCCGCTCAGCCAGACCATGATTGGTCACCTGCACAAGAACAAGGCACGCTGGAGCCGCCTACGATACGCACGCACACCCTCAGACACGCAAACACACCCTGACGCCGAGGAGCccgaaggaggaggaagagagggggaaGACATCCCTTAA